Proteins co-encoded in one Epinephelus moara isolate mb chromosome 13, YSFRI_EMoa_1.0, whole genome shotgun sequence genomic window:
- the LOC126400313 gene encoding monocarboxylate transporter 7-like — protein sequence MALCGFKGKRLLGPNVYPEAPDGGWGWVVAVAFFLVEVFTYGTIKSFGIFLQDLMEEFGETNSRVSWIVSICVFVMTFNGPLSSVMTNRFGFQLVVMTGGLLIATGTIATSFTSSINQMYITYGLVAGLGYCLTFLPTVTILSQYFNRRRSLVTAVASTGESLSMFALAPAFSALRDHIGWRHTMAVIGALQSTIIICGALLRPIVIKPKATRETETEGLSPKELEALGAPEKLENTHPEDSMINNTSHAQNTSHSLDNELARGSESTGDSGVQSLKDADNSSAEEKTLLHKEASESVGKSEAEVLESEGEKMCKDAEKQAMQDEEMKSGDEKPSAKKLLDFSILKECSFIFYSLFGLFATLGFFAPQLYIIELSVSRGVERDRATYMLSTMAVAEIFGRFSIGWVLTRERLRKKKLLVLLACVIVMTADLVGFTLVREFYGLAVCCAVYGFFMGTLACTHIPILAEDDVVGIERMSSAAGVYVFIHSFAGLAGPPLGGVLVDVTQNYGSAFYSCAVGMGLSALFLGLVKPAKRGLLCRRKNSKRPEEVHQREGASKEQSAAQELDKRSESPQDCSAVDDQAEATKDGQEVIRFA from the exons ATGGCACTGTGTGGATTCAAGGGGAAACGCCTCTTGGGGCCCAATGTGTACCCAGAAGCCCCTGATGGAGGTTGGGGTTGGGTTGTGGCCGTTGCCTTCTTCTTGGTGGAGGTTTTCACCTATGGCACCATCAAGAGCTTCGGTATCTTCCTCCAGGACCTAATGGAGGAGTTTGGAGAGACCAACAGTCGGGTCTCTTGGATTGtttccatctgtgtgtttgtcatgaCCTTTAATG gtcctctctcctctgtgatGACGAACCGCTTTGGGTTCCAACTTGTTGTTATGACTGGAGGATTACTTATTGCCACGGGCACCATTGCAACCAGCTTTACCAGCTCCATCAATCAAATGTACATCACCTATGGATTAGTTGCAG GACTGGGCTACTGTTTGACCTTCCTGCCCACTGTAACCATACTTTCCCAGTACTTCAACCGTCGACGGTCTCTGGTCACAGCTGTGGCTTCCACTGGAGAATCCCTGTCCATGTTTGCTCTGGCACCAG CCTTTTCTGCACTGAGGGACCATATCGGCTGGCGACACACCATGGCAGTGATAGGAGCTTTGCAGAGCACCATCATCATCTGTGGCGCTCTGCTTCGGCCAATCGTTATCAAACCCAAAGCAACCCGAGAGACAGAGACTGAAGGATTGTCCCCAAAGGAACTGGAAGCACTCGGTGCACCAGAGAAGCTAGAGAACACACATCCAGAGGACTCTATGATAAACAATACCTCACATGCACAAAATACCTCCCACAGTCTGGACAATGAGCTAGCCAGAGGCTCTGAGAGTACAGGAGACTCTGGTGTCCAGTCTCTAAAGGATGCAGACAACAGCAGTGCAGAGGAGAAAACTTTACTGCACAAAGAAGCAAGTGAATCTGTGGGAAAGAGTGAGGCAGAGGTTTTAGAGTCTGAAGGGGAGAAAATGTGCAAAGATGCAGAGAAACAAGCGATGCAAGATGAGGAAATGAAATCAGGCGATGAAAAGCCTTCTGCAAAGAAGCTTCTGGACTTCTCCATCCTCAAAGAGTGCAGCTTCATCTTCTACTCTCTGTTCGGACTGTTCGCCACGCTGGGCTTTTTCGCCCCTCAACTCTACATCATCGAGCTGAGCGTGAGTCGAGGTGTGGAGCGGGACCGTGCTACCTACATGCTCTCCACCATGGCTGTGGCGGAAATCTTCGGCCGATTCTCCATCGGGTGGGTTTTAACACGGGAGCGGTTAAGGAAGAAGAAGCTGCTCGTGCTTCTGGCATGTGTGATTGTAATGACTGCGGATTTGGTCGGGTTTACTTTGGTGAGGGAGTTCTACGGCCTGGCTGTGTGCTGCGCTGTGTATGGGTTCTTTATGGGAACCCTTGCATGCACCCACATCCCCATCCTGGCTGAGGATGATGTGGTGGGCATAGAGAGGATGTCGTCAGCTGCTGGTGTCTATGTGTTCATACATAGCTTTGCTGGGCTGGCTGGACCCCCACTTGGAG GTGTGCTGGTGGATGTGACTCAGAACTATGGATCTGCCTTCTACTCCTGTGCAGTCGGCATGGGACTCAGTGCCCTGTTCCTGGGTTTGGTCAAACCTGCTAAGAGAGGATTACTCTGTAGGAGGAAGAACTCAAAACGCCCTGAAGAGGTACATCAAAGGGAAGGGGCGTCAAAGGAACAAAGTGCAGCGCAGGAACTGGACAAAAGAAGTGAAAGTCCCCAGGACTGCTCTGCCGTAGATGACCAGGCGGAAGCCACAAAAGATGGCCAGGAGGTCATACGCTTTGCTTGA